In Aquiflexum balticum DSM 16537, a single genomic region encodes these proteins:
- a CDS encoding LamG-like jellyroll fold domain-containing protein translates to MNKSFIRTINLILFFSIALSFNLKAQTFPASDFDPNLQQVIAFPGAEGFGKYATGGRGGQVIKVTNLNDEGPGSLRAAVEAIGPRIVVFDVSGTIELKSRLNVRNQDLTIAGQTAPGDGITIKNYPLRIESTNNVVIRFIRSRLGDLYVNHPTNPTNSEDAFEIVRSSMIIIDHCSFSWGTDEVASISHGLDITVQNSIFSEGLADYNSLGSLNYGDKLSLYQNLYVHNRIRNPALAKSNQFSNSLHDIRNIVVYNYSFRAIDGGSNSKVNIYNSYFKPGPATFANTDAQTISKKFLNPTRLENDPSTYGKFYLEGNYMPTIDLSKNQWLGVRMESGSAETEYLEQIKNKDSQGRLVPFAIPNNLYSNSRTAEQAYKFVLDFVGSSLKRDAVDTRIINEVRNGTYTFKGSNSGDLGIIDSQKDVGGWPLLQSLAAPKDTDGDGMPDAWEVSNGLEPNKVNDKEHNLSPYYTDIEVYLNSLVQDLIALQNPGVPKLVKLVLPGNNVIVSPVDISFAWDPVLNANLYTLQISKSNDFSSNVISVNNIKNYSLVHSSLDANSNYYWRVRASNSSGNGPYSTVGTFKTGSLNTVPGRTILTYPGNGNENISLTPIFNWAKVPNAKTYQIQVSTNSSFTTLPINQGNIVDNKFQSPRLQENQLYYWRVRASNDSGNGSFSSTGTFRTLSLDNRPEPVIALRPSNGVRIIPVPVQLDWLESSSAEQYQVEVSTNPEFSDITLINSNVQENFLLIPNLNPNTNYYWRVRGINRSGFGSFSIAHAFMTTGFSQKPDAIQILSPAHDSNVFSTSIQFQWAADPRSNSYRFQLSTSPDFSSFVTNVGGLTGTSRTIDNLSSNIDYYWRVQGINELGTGPFSNIHKVRAATFSGRPSATNLISPANQTVIGSNQTLFTWENQPNTESYSLEISENSDFSTNVIRRNGIRGTSFVENSLQSDKTYFWRIQTYNPAGSGKYSYIWSINTVSSDIYLNPPVLLLPVNSSNFSNSNINFSWESIADADAFHLQISEKTDFINLVYQNQNINSNNLNLSSLSSGKAYFWRIRARNNSIYSAWSKPNNFSIGSSDLLLLSGLLGYWPMEEGGGNRMLDQSSNNLHATIQNTGDVSWVNGKEGKAIRLNGQTGRYGVINHQSIMNIDKAITLAAWVKPSALNRANIFFKNAGNGFELWLDIDGQIEFRLNRGNNGTTYRMRSSFNYGGFLNQWIHVAATFDGITSTLYVNGVEDTSATYVPFEIGTTSGALTLGSMGTIQRWIGDLDELRIYNRVLSKNEILLLMGQIPDTEPPLTDPPTNPQSGNLIGYWKMDEGSGNQMLDHSGNNFHSNIQNTSGVSWTNGIIGQAISLNGFTNRFGITPHHPQLSLPNAISITAWVNPAELGRSTVISKSDGNGFELWLDINGQIEFRLNRGNNGSTYRLRSNFNYSNNMGNWMHVAATFDGSTSKIYINGQEDISKTYSPFTVGTNSGNLFIGSMGTIQRFTGSIDELRLYDFALNTAEIQALIDNAPPSPPLPSNLEGHWKMDEGSGNTMMDNSGNGNHANILNTDGVFWTTGVIGQAITLSGNSNRFGIAPHRPNLEIPKELTISAWVRPDEIGRNTIISKSKGNGFELWLDIDGQIEFRLNRGNNGATYRLRSNFNYSNQVGNWIHVAATFDGTTSKIYIDGKEDIAKSYLPFTIGTNSGDLVIGALGTIQRFEGSIDDLRLYSSALNSNDIQQLASNSQMMRMGSNSPKNNAEIAAIDSKILASPEIFAKKSDPLLYPNPVESLIKVMSLWEKEGEIKGQVYDMRGVLLMEQVLELKGFQIEIDLSPLRLKPGNYMLILQDAQHREIFRFIKK, encoded by the coding sequence TTGAATAAGTCCTTCATAAGGACCATTAACCTTATTTTATTTTTTTCAATAGCTCTCTCCTTTAATTTAAAAGCCCAAACTTTTCCCGCTTCTGACTTTGACCCCAATCTTCAACAAGTAATTGCCTTCCCTGGTGCAGAGGGTTTTGGCAAATATGCCACGGGAGGCAGAGGCGGTCAGGTCATCAAAGTAACCAATTTAAATGATGAGGGACCTGGTAGTCTCCGTGCTGCAGTGGAAGCCATTGGTCCAAGAATTGTCGTCTTTGACGTATCAGGAACCATTGAACTGAAAAGCAGACTTAATGTAAGAAACCAAGATCTGACTATTGCCGGACAAACTGCTCCTGGGGATGGCATTACCATTAAAAATTATCCCCTTAGGATCGAATCAACAAACAATGTCGTTATTCGATTCATAAGATCTAGACTGGGAGACCTTTATGTAAACCATCCGACAAATCCTACAAATAGTGAAGATGCCTTTGAAATCGTTAGAAGTTCAATGATAATTATCGACCACTGTTCTTTTTCATGGGGTACTGATGAGGTAGCATCAATTTCTCATGGATTAGATATTACTGTTCAAAATTCTATTTTTTCTGAGGGCCTTGCAGACTATAACTCGCTTGGTTCATTAAATTATGGAGATAAACTCTCTTTATACCAAAATCTTTATGTACATAATAGGATCAGAAATCCTGCTCTTGCAAAATCCAATCAATTCTCAAATTCGCTTCACGATATAAGGAATATTGTAGTTTATAATTATAGTTTTAGGGCTATTGACGGTGGATCAAATTCTAAGGTAAATATTTACAATTCGTACTTTAAACCAGGTCCAGCAACCTTTGCCAATACAGACGCCCAAACTATTTCTAAAAAATTTCTGAATCCCACGAGATTGGAAAATGATCCTTCAACCTATGGGAAGTTTTATTTAGAAGGAAATTACATGCCGACAATTGATTTGTCTAAGAACCAATGGTTAGGAGTTAGAATGGAGAGCGGCTCGGCAGAAACAGAATATCTTGAACAAATAAAAAACAAAGATAGTCAAGGAAGATTAGTGCCTTTCGCCATTCCTAATAATTTGTACAGTAATAGTCGAACCGCAGAGCAAGCTTATAAATTTGTTTTGGATTTTGTAGGGTCAAGCTTAAAAAGAGATGCAGTAGATACTAGAATTATTAATGAGGTAAGAAACGGGACTTACACCTTTAAAGGGTCTAATTCTGGAGATTTGGGTATCATCGATAGTCAAAAGGATGTGGGAGGATGGCCATTACTGCAATCTTTGGCAGCACCAAAAGATACGGATGGGGACGGGATGCCGGATGCCTGGGAAGTCTCCAATGGATTGGAACCCAATAAGGTCAACGATAAGGAGCATAATTTGAGTCCATACTATACGGATATTGAAGTCTATTTGAACAGTTTGGTACAAGACCTGATTGCCCTACAAAATCCAGGGGTTCCTAAATTGGTGAAATTGGTTTTGCCGGGAAATAATGTAATCGTAAGCCCCGTAGATATCAGTTTTGCTTGGGACCCTGTTTTAAATGCGAACCTATACACACTTCAAATTTCAAAAAGCAATGATTTTAGCAGCAATGTGATCAGCGTTAACAATATAAAAAATTACAGCTTGGTCCATTCCTCTTTAGACGCCAATAGTAACTATTATTGGAGAGTGAGGGCCAGTAACTCGAGCGGAAATGGACCCTATTCCACAGTGGGTACTTTTAAGACAGGAAGTCTAAATACAGTACCTGGAAGAACAATTTTGACTTATCCTGGAAATGGTAATGAAAACATTTCCTTAACTCCAATTTTTAATTGGGCAAAGGTTCCCAATGCCAAAACTTATCAAATACAAGTTTCAACCAATTCAAGTTTTACCACTTTGCCCATTAATCAAGGAAACATTGTTGATAACAAATTCCAATCCCCTAGGCTACAGGAAAACCAGCTTTATTATTGGAGGGTCAGGGCAAGCAATGATTCTGGAAACGGTTCTTTTTCCAGTACAGGAACATTCAGAACCTTGAGTTTGGACAATCGGCCAGAACCTGTTATAGCTCTCCGTCCATCAAATGGAGTACGTATTATCCCTGTCCCAGTTCAATTGGATTGGTTGGAAAGTTCCAGTGCAGAACAATATCAGGTGGAAGTCTCCACAAATCCGGAATTTTCAGATATTACACTTATAAACAGCAATGTTCAAGAAAACTTTCTTTTGATTCCCAATCTGAATCCTAACACAAATTATTATTGGAGGGTAAGGGGGATAAATCGCTCCGGCTTCGGAAGTTTTTCTATCGCACATGCCTTTATGACTACCGGTTTTTCCCAAAAACCGGATGCAATACAAATATTAAGTCCGGCACATGATTCCAACGTTTTTTCAACCAGTATACAATTTCAATGGGCAGCCGACCCAAGGTCCAATAGTTACCGGTTCCAGCTATCCACGTCTCCTGACTTTAGCAGCTTTGTGACAAATGTCGGAGGATTGACCGGAACATCAAGAACAATTGACAATTTGAGTAGTAATATAGACTATTATTGGAGAGTTCAGGGGATCAATGAGTTGGGTACAGGTCCTTTTTCAAATATCCACAAGGTACGAGCCGCTACTTTCTCAGGACGTCCATCTGCCACAAATCTAATCAGCCCGGCAAATCAAACAGTAATTGGTAGCAATCAAACATTATTTACTTGGGAAAATCAGCCCAATACAGAGAGCTATAGTCTGGAAATTTCCGAAAATTCCGATTTCAGCACTAACGTAATTAGAAGAAATGGAATAAGAGGAACATCTTTTGTTGAGAACAGTCTGCAATCCGACAAAACCTATTTTTGGAGAATACAAACTTACAATCCAGCTGGATCAGGGAAATATAGTTATATTTGGTCTATCAATACTGTAAGTAGTGATATTTACTTAAATCCACCTGTTCTCTTATTGCCGGTTAATTCAAGTAATTTTTCTAATTCCAATATTAACTTTTCATGGGAAAGTATAGCAGATGCCGATGCCTTTCACCTTCAGATTTCGGAAAAGACGGATTTTATCAACCTAGTATATCAAAACCAGAACATTAACAGCAACAATCTTAATTTGAGCAGTTTGTCAAGTGGCAAAGCATATTTTTGGAGGATAAGAGCGCGAAATAACAGTATTTATTCAGCTTGGTCGAAACCAAATAATTTCAGTATTGGATCTTCTGATTTACTTTTATTAAGCGGTTTATTAGGCTATTGGCCTATGGAAGAGGGAGGTGGCAATCGGATGTTGGACCAAAGCAGCAATAACCTGCATGCCACAATCCAAAATACGGGAGATGTTTCCTGGGTCAACGGAAAAGAAGGAAAAGCAATACGTTTGAATGGGCAAACTGGACGTTATGGGGTAATTAACCATCAATCCATCATGAACATTGACAAAGCCATCACTTTAGCTGCATGGGTCAAACCTTCTGCCTTAAATAGAGCAAATATCTTTTTTAAAAACGCGGGTAATGGATTTGAGTTATGGTTGGATATTGATGGCCAAATAGAATTCAGGTTAAATAGGGGCAATAATGGTACAACTTATCGCATGAGATCCAGTTTCAATTATGGGGGTTTTTTAAACCAATGGATACATGTAGCTGCAACCTTTGATGGAATTACTAGTACCCTCTATGTCAATGGTGTTGAGGATACTTCGGCCACCTATGTCCCATTTGAAATTGGAACCACCTCGGGTGCATTGACCCTAGGGTCTATGGGAACCATTCAACGGTGGATAGGTGACTTGGATGAGTTACGCATTTACAACCGTGTATTAAGTAAAAATGAAATTCTCTTACTTATGGGCCAAATTCCAGATACAGAACCACCCTTAACCGACCCTCCAACTAACCCTCAATCAGGGAATTTGATTGGCTATTGGAAAATGGACGAGGGCAGTGGGAATCAAATGCTGGACCATTCCGGAAATAATTTCCATTCGAATATTCAAAATACTAGCGGAGTTAGCTGGACTAATGGGATAATAGGGCAGGCCATCTCCTTAAACGGTTTTACCAACAGATTTGGTATCACGCCCCACCATCCACAATTATCTCTTCCCAATGCCATCAGCATTACTGCTTGGGTGAACCCAGCTGAATTAGGCCGTAGTACTGTTATTAGCAAATCTGACGGAAATGGTTTTGAACTTTGGTTAGATATCAATGGGCAGATTGAATTCAGGTTAAATCGTGGAAATAATGGATCCACTTATAGGTTACGCTCAAATTTCAATTATAGTAATAACATGGGTAATTGGATGCATGTGGCTGCCACATTTGACGGAAGCACTAGTAAAATCTATATCAATGGACAGGAAGATATTTCCAAAACTTATTCTCCGTTTACTGTTGGTACTAATTCAGGGAATTTGTTCATTGGGTCTATGGGTACAATTCAACGATTTACTGGAAGTATAGATGAACTAAGGTTGTATGATTTTGCACTGAATACAGCAGAAATTCAGGCCTTAATTGATAATGCTCCCCCGTCTCCCCCCCTACCCAGTAATTTGGAAGGTCATTGGAAAATGGACGAGGGAAGTGGCAATACCATGATGGACAATTCCGGTAATGGCAATCATGCCAATATTTTGAATACTGATGGAGTATTCTGGACAACGGGAGTAATAGGACAAGCCATTACCTTAAGTGGCAACAGCAATAGGTTTGGTATTGCACCTCACCGCCCTAATTTGGAAATACCTAAAGAACTGACAATATCGGCATGGGTAAGACCTGATGAAATCGGGAGAAACACTATAATCAGCAAATCTAAAGGAAATGGTTTTGAATTATGGTTGGATATTGATGGGCAGATTGAATTCAGGTTGAACAGGGGAAACAATGGTGCTACTTATCGGCTACGGTCAAATTTCAACTATAGCAACCAAGTTGGTAATTGGATCCATGTGGCAGCTACTTTTGATGGTACCACCAGTAAAATTTATATCGATGGCAAAGAAGATATTGCCAAGTCATATTTACCCTTTACTATTGGTACTAATTCCGGTGATTTGGTCATCGGTGCATTGGGTACAATTCAACGATTTGAAGGAAGTATAGATGATCTCAGGCTTTATAGCAGTGCACTCAATTCCAATGACATCCAACAGCTTGCCAGCAATAGTCAAATGATGAGGATGGGTAGCAATTCTCCCAAAAACAATGCAGAGATAGCCGCTATAGACTCAAAAATACTGGCCTCTCCCGAAATCTTCGCAAAAAAATCAGATCCTCTACTTTATCCGAATCCGGTGGAATCATTGATTAAGGTAATGTCGCTGTGGGAAAAAGAAGGGGAAATAAAAGGCCAAGTATATGATATGCGAGGTGTTCTACTGATGGAACAGGTCTTGGAACTAAAAGGATTCCAAATTGAAATAGACCTCAGTCCTTTGCGATTGAAACCTGGGAATTATATGTTGATTTTACAGGATGCACAACATAGAGAGATATTCAGGTTTATAAAAAAATAA
- a CDS encoding asparagine synthase-related protein yields the protein MSKIIWICSKKGFSESTEEKLKTVINFITPDNITPNQPQIKVDHQIAYGILNPKSNIRYHGNSVCLGVLFGDYTNWHQPLNEFPDGSFALFRDDETYAEIISDVAGSRTVWYYHDDDLLIAATSQFAIIHYLESFEFNHDVIPWILTTGTLGPDFSWDKRIQKLPPDSSIVLEKSLWKIQIKSFPIVYQTTNKSAENIEKQLQENLDQTFLGMDLSYFRWVLPLSGGYDSRGILHILKKNKVNPIKTITWGLKESLNDHESDSYIAKNLASKLNVEHDFFSTSFSNEPVDLIFERFLRNGEGRIDHFGGYLDGFKIWKTLHENKIDIIIRGDENFGWHNVYSKSDVFTSLGIKFFPEFKNFNKIEKDLKFNQTLPTYLQKKQNESLAQWRDRLYHEYRLQCMISALGDLKLAYVEQISPLLSKNVFQQVKSHPDKIRTGKVLWKKIVKEYLPKVPFASKEAISGMESFTKSEIFVNFITKRLKENTDNPIFDKDFINELHKNLKYSNTELYYSKNYNLKDLIKKIMPNKFYSFLKEKNSVQKKMDNNILAFRIVILFSILNLFKK from the coding sequence ATGTCAAAAATAATCTGGATATGTTCAAAAAAAGGATTCAGTGAAAGCACTGAAGAAAAACTGAAAACCGTAATCAATTTTATTACCCCTGATAATATTACACCCAATCAGCCACAAATAAAAGTTGATCATCAAATCGCTTATGGTATCCTAAATCCAAAAAGTAACATAAGATATCATGGTAACAGTGTATGTTTAGGAGTTCTATTTGGAGATTATACCAATTGGCATCAACCCTTAAACGAATTTCCTGATGGATCTTTTGCCCTCTTTAGGGATGACGAGACTTATGCTGAAATCATTTCTGATGTTGCGGGTTCGAGAACAGTTTGGTATTATCATGATGATGACCTACTAATTGCAGCAACTTCTCAGTTTGCGATTATTCACTATTTAGAAAGCTTTGAATTCAATCACGATGTAATACCATGGATATTGACTACTGGCACATTGGGACCTGATTTCTCTTGGGATAAAAGAATTCAGAAATTGCCCCCAGATTCTTCGATAGTTTTAGAGAAAAGTTTGTGGAAAATACAAATAAAATCATTTCCAATTGTTTACCAAACCACCAACAAATCAGCAGAGAATATTGAAAAACAATTACAAGAAAATCTAGACCAAACTTTTCTTGGCATGGATCTTAGTTATTTTAGATGGGTTCTTCCTTTATCTGGGGGCTATGATAGTAGAGGGATTTTGCATATACTAAAAAAAAATAAGGTTAATCCCATAAAAACCATCACTTGGGGACTAAAGGAATCATTAAATGACCATGAATCAGATAGTTATATTGCCAAGAATTTGGCATCCAAGCTAAATGTTGAACATGATTTTTTTTCAACATCCTTTTCTAATGAACCAGTAGATTTAATTTTTGAAAGGTTTTTAAGGAATGGCGAAGGTAGGATTGATCACTTTGGGGGTTACCTAGATGGATTTAAAATTTGGAAAACACTACACGAAAATAAAATTGATATAATTATTAGAGGAGATGAAAATTTTGGCTGGCATAATGTCTATTCAAAATCTGATGTTTTTACATCTTTAGGAATTAAATTTTTTCCTGAATTCAAGAATTTTAATAAAATAGAAAAGGATTTAAAATTTAACCAAACCCTACCGACTTACCTTCAAAAAAAACAAAATGAAAGTTTAGCACAGTGGAGAGACAGACTTTATCATGAATATAGGTTACAATGTATGATTTCTGCGCTTGGAGATTTAAAATTGGCCTATGTAGAACAAATTTCCCCTTTACTATCAAAGAATGTTTTTCAGCAAGTCAAATCTCACCCTGACAAAATTAGAACAGGCAAAGTTCTTTGGAAAAAGATAGTCAAGGAATATTTACCGAAGGTCCCATTTGCTTCTAAAGAAGCAATTTCAGGCATGGAAAGTTTTACTAAATCGGAAATTTTTGTGAATTTTATAACTAAAAGACTAAAAGAAAATACAGATAATCCAATTTTTGACAAAGACTTTATAAATGAACTTCACAAAAACTTAAAATACAGTAACACTGAATTATATTATTCAAAGAATTACAACTTGAAGGATTTAATAAAAAAAATTATGCCAAATAAATTTTATAGTTTTTTAAAAGAAAAAAATTCAGTTCAAAAAAAAATGGACAATAATATTTTAGCATTCCGAATTGTAATCTTATTTTCAATCCTTAATTTATTCAAAAAATAA
- a CDS encoding glycosyltransferase family 4 protein, which produces MDSIVEDGNPKGGSNVETLVWMKAFFRLGNEVFLAQYENDGRKIKENYNWITTVPTYNFTKYKKFLVWYSYRFPKLFKVLSKNRFDYVFSSNPTWQIFYLCLICKLTGAKHIMRIANDKNVDFNLDKSIKPLEKLYIRLGYKLSDFIVAQNEFQFQKLKENYPNKKISKIYNPIVIEKEYLKIKEIDEGSYIAWVANFRYQKNLKLLFEISSQNPKLFFKVAGQSLSYSDPETEEYLIRLKGLTNVEFMGAISQDEILKFLSKSKYLLSTSRYEGFSNTFLEAMIVGTPIITTYNVNPDGIIDEHQLGILYKDPKDFKLIINDINNEKYKIMSKNCIEYVLSHHDYLKLGKEFMQVIGNI; this is translated from the coding sequence ATGGACTCAATTGTAGAGGACGGGAACCCCAAAGGAGGTTCAAATGTAGAAACACTAGTTTGGATGAAAGCCTTTTTTCGTTTGGGAAATGAGGTGTTTCTAGCACAGTATGAAAACGATGGAAGAAAAATTAAAGAGAACTATAATTGGATCACAACTGTTCCTACCTATAATTTTACAAAATATAAAAAATTCCTTGTCTGGTACAGTTACAGATTCCCAAAACTATTTAAAGTACTTTCAAAAAACAGGTTCGATTATGTTTTTTCTTCAAATCCAACATGGCAGATTTTTTATTTGTGTTTGATTTGCAAATTGACTGGAGCTAAACATATTATGAGGATAGCTAATGATAAAAATGTCGATTTCAATTTAGATAAAAGTATTAAGCCTTTAGAAAAGCTATATATTAGATTGGGTTATAAACTTTCCGACTTTATCGTTGCCCAAAACGAATTTCAATTTCAAAAATTAAAAGAAAACTATCCCAATAAAAAAATCTCAAAGATATACAATCCAATTGTAATAGAAAAAGAATATTTAAAAATCAAAGAAATAGATGAAGGAAGTTACATTGCTTGGGTTGCCAATTTTCGATATCAAAAAAACCTGAAGCTTTTGTTTGAAATTTCAAGCCAAAATCCTAAATTATTTTTTAAAGTAGCAGGTCAAAGCCTAAGTTACAGTGACCCTGAAACTGAAGAATATTTGATTAGGCTTAAAGGGTTAACCAATGTTGAATTTATGGGTGCAATTTCTCAAGATGAGATTTTGAAATTCCTGTCAAAATCAAAGTATCTATTAAGCACTTCAAGATACGAAGGGTTTAGCAACACTTTTTTGGAAGCAATGATAGTTGGAACACCAATAATTACAACTTATAATGTTAATCCCGACGGAATCATTGATGAACATCAACTAGGGATCCTCTACAAGGATCCAAAAGATTTCAAATTAATTATTAATGATATAAATAACGAAAAATATAAAATCATGTCTAAAAATTGTATTGAGTATGTTCTCTCCCATCATGATTATTTGAAATTAGGAAAAGAATTCATGCAAGTAATTGGGAATATCTGA
- a CDS encoding glycosyltransferase family 4 protein: MPKILFSQFANIELIVEGGNPRGGAAVQTLVWMHAFNKLGFDIQQVIYETETRPKKKEFDWVETITVYNPNVKRIRSWYTYKLPAYFKTLKTAKCDYVYSSIPKWYFFYINIFCKILGIKHIIRIPSDEMVDKRIFLTESKIDNFYIQKSFATADLILAQNEYQFVNLKRKFPKQQIVKIYNPTIINEEFLKIKTELQGHIAWIANFRHRKNMALLLKIAELLPKENFMIAGVPLLPLDEETEDSVENLRKLKNVTFLGNVGREDILGFLSKAKFLLSTARYEGFSNTFLEAMCTGTPVLTTHTANPDELINRYELGYVYENENEICSIIENLTMEKYLTWSKNCIAYVKENHDYKYLGNKLMNQIKCL, encoded by the coding sequence ATGCCCAAAATTTTATTTTCACAATTTGCAAATATCGAACTGATTGTAGAAGGTGGCAATCCAAGAGGCGGGGCTGCTGTACAGACTTTAGTTTGGATGCATGCATTCAATAAATTAGGATTTGATATTCAGCAGGTAATTTATGAAACTGAAACAAGGCCAAAGAAAAAGGAATTTGATTGGGTTGAGACAATAACGGTTTACAATCCAAATGTCAAAAGAATCAGGTCTTGGTATACCTACAAATTACCCGCTTACTTTAAAACCTTAAAAACAGCCAAATGTGATTACGTCTATTCATCCATTCCTAAATGGTATTTTTTCTATATTAATATTTTCTGTAAAATATTAGGAATTAAGCACATAATCCGGATTCCCAGCGATGAAATGGTGGATAAAAGGATTTTTCTAACTGAATCAAAAATAGACAATTTTTACATTCAAAAGTCCTTTGCAACTGCTGACCTGATTTTGGCGCAAAATGAGTATCAATTTGTTAACCTCAAAAGAAAATTTCCAAAGCAACAAATTGTGAAAATTTATAATCCTACAATTATAAATGAAGAATTTTTGAAGATCAAAACTGAACTTCAGGGACATATTGCATGGATTGCGAATTTTAGACATAGAAAGAATATGGCTTTATTGCTCAAAATTGCAGAATTATTACCCAAGGAAAACTTTATGATTGCAGGAGTCCCACTGCTACCCCTAGATGAGGAAACCGAGGATAGTGTGGAAAACCTGAGAAAACTTAAAAATGTTACATTTTTAGGGAATGTGGGAAGAGAGGATATTTTGGGTTTTCTCTCAAAAGCCAAATTTCTATTAAGTACAGCAAGATATGAAGGGTTTAGCAACACTTTTTTAGAGGCTATGTGTACAGGCACACCTGTTTTGACTACCCATACTGCCAATCCAGATGAATTAATAAACAGATATGAATTGGGATATGTCTATGAAAATGAAAATGAAATTTGTAGCATCATTGAAAATTTAACAATGGAAAAGTATTTGACATGGTCAAAAAACTGTATTGCTTATGTGAAAGAAAATCATGACTATAAATATTTAGGGAATAAGTTAATGAATCAAATTAAATGTTTATAA